In a genomic window of Streptomyces katrae:
- a CDS encoding ricin-type beta-trefoil lectin domain protein, translating to MARSHAKPRLRSTFAAVAAALAALGGVTAITPMAEAAPAASGSITPLSPELEAIRAAEATKIYGDPAIRPLAERKTGLISLGDSEISGEGTGNYDPATNTSANQCHRSPDSAIHRTGIPADLTFNVACSGGYTGNIRIGGSKQYADELVQSDNLAIKARNTKIKMVVLVAGANDDLQFGPVMTDCVTRWVLSQGTCEPKYGPGWQARVDGLVPKVEATIGDLKTVMRDAGYADSDYKLVVMGYPSPIGPDFYDNPSFPGKLPGGCAGYDSDAAWGRNYAVPAFEKGMRTAALAAGATYLDNSRLFHGHEVCMEDTWARGLYLDLGDHFPWDENTARQSFHPNYRGHGAFASCLTQLYDSGLREASCADPASTGTPVLQPGAWDDLYTPLKNEATGNCLDSFGGSSANNTKVVGWDCHGGRNQGWWYDTANKSVHVELSQDRCLDVPGGTYTAGTGLILWNCHGGANQQFVRDGATLHPAAAPALCLTVAAAHEQLRLQTCNGSAGQRFA from the coding sequence ATGGCTCGTTCGCATGCGAAACCCAGGCTCAGATCTACATTCGCCGCGGTCGCGGCGGCCCTGGCCGCCCTCGGGGGCGTCACCGCCATCACCCCCATGGCCGAAGCGGCCCCCGCCGCATCCGGCTCGATCACACCCCTGTCACCGGAACTCGAAGCCATCCGCGCCGCCGAGGCCACCAAGATCTACGGCGACCCGGCGATCCGCCCCCTCGCCGAACGCAAGACCGGGCTCATCTCCCTCGGCGACAGCGAGATCTCCGGCGAGGGCACGGGCAACTACGACCCCGCCACCAACACCTCCGCCAACCAGTGCCACCGCTCGCCCGACTCGGCGATCCACCGCACGGGCATCCCGGCCGACCTCACCTTCAACGTCGCCTGCTCCGGCGGATACACCGGCAACATCCGCATCGGCGGCAGCAAGCAGTACGCCGACGAACTGGTGCAGAGCGACAACCTGGCCATCAAGGCCCGCAACACGAAGATCAAGATGGTGGTCCTGGTCGCCGGCGCCAACGACGACCTCCAGTTCGGCCCCGTCATGACCGACTGCGTCACCCGCTGGGTCCTCAGCCAGGGCACCTGCGAACCCAAGTACGGCCCGGGCTGGCAGGCCCGCGTCGACGGACTGGTGCCCAAGGTCGAGGCCACCATCGGCGACCTCAAGACGGTCATGCGCGACGCCGGCTACGCCGACTCCGACTACAAGCTCGTCGTCATGGGCTACCCCAGCCCCATCGGCCCCGACTTCTACGACAACCCGAGCTTCCCCGGCAAGCTCCCCGGCGGCTGCGCCGGCTACGACTCCGACGCCGCATGGGGCCGCAACTACGCCGTCCCCGCCTTCGAGAAGGGCATGCGCACCGCCGCCCTCGCCGCCGGCGCCACCTACCTGGACAACTCGCGGCTCTTCCACGGCCACGAGGTCTGCATGGAGGACACCTGGGCCCGCGGCCTCTACCTCGACCTCGGCGACCACTTCCCCTGGGACGAGAACACCGCCCGCCAGTCCTTCCACCCCAACTACCGGGGCCACGGCGCCTTCGCCTCCTGCCTCACCCAGCTCTACGACTCCGGCCTGCGCGAAGCCTCCTGCGCCGACCCCGCCAGCACCGGCACCCCCGTCCTCCAGCCCGGCGCCTGGGACGACCTCTACACACCTCTGAAGAACGAGGCCACCGGCAACTGCCTCGACTCCTTCGGCGGCTCCAGCGCGAACAACACCAAGGTGGTCGGCTGGGACTGCCACGGCGGCCGCAACCAGGGCTGGTGGTACGACACCGCCAACAAGTCCGTCCACGTCGAACTCAGCCAGGACCGCTGCCTCGACGTCCCCGGCGGCACCTACACGGCCGGCACCGGCCTGATCCTCTGGAACTGCCACGGCGGCGCCAACCAGCAGTTCGTCCGCGACGGCGCCACCCTGCACCCCGCCGCCGCCCCCGCCCTGTGCCTGACCGTCGCCGCCGCCCACGAGCAGCTGCGCCTGCAGACCTGCAACGGCTCGGCCGGCCAGCGCTTCGCGTAG
- a CDS encoding PqqD family protein has protein sequence MAEPGHTSTDDTPLALHPLVYLQDGDEVTIGRRDTESYAIFPPDGAALVRRLQEGATPAQAADWYEAEYGERADVADVVEALHELGFVRAEGEPEPVAAPVRWQRLGKAAFSPAAWTAYALLVAWAAVSVVRDPGLLPTPGDLVFSHYYAVITLVLFVVAVPLIAVHEIFHALAGRRLGIRSRTRMSYRFYFLVVETSLDGLAGVERRKRYLPILAGMVADVVLIALAVITAGLTHGLTGRICLAVAFTTFIRLLWQFFLYLRTDIYVLITTVLGCVDLHTTAVRMLANRVNRLLGRTDRLTDESLWHPVDRRAARWYSWLLPIGYAVSLTTFLWGVGPVFLAMTSASLDRFGTGHSTWVQLTDAAVFLVLTFGQIAFALWLAARERLRSRRARLHHVIA, from the coding sequence ATGGCGGAGCCAGGCCACACCAGCACGGACGACACCCCACTGGCGCTGCATCCGCTGGTCTACCTCCAGGACGGCGACGAGGTCACCATCGGACGCCGCGACACCGAGTCCTACGCGATCTTCCCGCCCGACGGCGCCGCACTCGTCCGCCGGCTCCAGGAGGGCGCCACCCCCGCACAGGCCGCGGACTGGTACGAGGCCGAGTACGGCGAGCGCGCCGACGTCGCCGACGTGGTCGAGGCCCTGCACGAGCTCGGGTTCGTCCGCGCCGAGGGAGAGCCGGAACCGGTCGCCGCACCCGTGCGCTGGCAGCGGCTCGGCAAGGCCGCCTTCTCCCCGGCCGCCTGGACCGCGTACGCACTCCTCGTCGCCTGGGCGGCCGTCAGCGTCGTCCGCGACCCCGGCCTCCTCCCGACCCCCGGCGACCTCGTCTTCAGCCACTACTACGCGGTGATCACCCTCGTCCTGTTCGTGGTGGCCGTACCGCTCATCGCCGTGCACGAGATCTTCCACGCCCTCGCCGGCCGCCGCCTGGGCATCCGCTCGCGCACCAGGATGTCGTACCGCTTCTACTTCCTCGTCGTGGAGACCTCCCTGGACGGCCTCGCCGGGGTGGAGCGCCGCAAGCGCTACCTGCCGATCCTCGCCGGGATGGTCGCCGACGTCGTCCTGATCGCCCTCGCCGTCATCACGGCCGGCCTCACGCACGGACTGACCGGCCGCATCTGCCTGGCGGTCGCCTTCACCACCTTCATCCGGCTGCTCTGGCAGTTCTTCCTCTACCTGCGCACCGACATCTACGTCCTCATCACCACCGTGCTCGGCTGCGTCGACCTGCACACCACGGCCGTGCGCATGCTCGCCAACCGGGTCAACCGGCTGCTCGGACGCACCGACCGGCTCACCGACGAGTCCCTGTGGCACCCCGTCGACCGGCGGGCCGCCCGCTGGTACTCCTGGCTGCTGCCCATCGGCTACGCCGTCAGCCTGACCACCTTCCTGTGGGGCGTAGGACCCGTCTTCCTCGCCATGACCTCGGCCTCGCTCGACCGCTTCGGCACCGGCCACTCGACCTGGGTCCAGCTGACCGACGCGGCCGTCTTCCTCGTCCTGACCTTCGGCCAGATCGCCTTCGCCCTCTGGCTCGCCGCCAGGGAGCGCCTGCGCAGCCGGCGGGCCCGGCTCCACCACGTCATCGCCTGA
- a CDS encoding tetratricopeptide repeat protein, translating to MTGHHWISAPHRPARAALLAGLDLPPLLAAVDAHRRLRGPYTAAGTLLRLLAPAALERRPALAARHYIELQESTPELAPLVPPVTHHIEEQSTAGEVSRYPARLHSLRVAHGIVDFLLAALTDAGEGPRTLVVENVQHADVTDQEFLAAALRRIPPGLLTLVLCTGTAELLDPPGFPSLSLPAALAAHTTRAAAPDAPPAPAADTGPEAVRRYVDGDCTDDDPALAAAYEALPAAERAALHDARAAELAARAEEAEPSLRLGALPFHLVRGSDPGGAGVEALRTAMLRCKYLGFYHLAAELGDEGRRLTDPQRRPDLWWIFIRESGVCLAAAGRPDESAVLQEEARTATQSPAHHMKLAYEIGMLYARHYPEERRDPRRARAWVNTAISIADLLPDPKERAFYSVFNRNGLALVEVRDGRPDEALRLLDQGIERLNRELGLGERTWHQVGLRYNRAQVNSMAGRLEAALEDYGEIMDADDDFADHYFNRGNILRKLGRLDEAIADYERALSLEAPFPEAYYNRGDARLELGDTDGALADFARTLELDPDNREALLARAGLLAELGDPEAALADVAAGLALAPDHAHLLCLRGRLLAEADRTKEAAEAVDAALASDPGLAEAWAIKGELAYGEGDLGAAVADFDRAVALADRPEFRFNRAVVHETAGRFARAAEDFDAVYAATGDPDAVERRDACRRAAERSAV from the coding sequence ATGACCGGGCACCACTGGATCTCCGCACCCCACCGCCCCGCACGCGCCGCCCTGCTGGCAGGCCTCGACCTGCCGCCGCTCCTGGCCGCCGTCGACGCGCACCGCCGCCTGCGCGGCCCGTACACCGCGGCCGGAACGCTGCTGCGGCTCCTGGCCCCCGCGGCGCTGGAACGGCGGCCCGCCCTGGCCGCCCGCCACTACATCGAACTCCAGGAGAGCACCCCCGAGCTGGCCCCGCTCGTACCGCCGGTCACCCACCACATCGAGGAGCAGTCCACGGCCGGCGAGGTCAGCCGCTACCCGGCCCGCCTGCACTCCCTGCGCGTGGCCCACGGCATCGTCGACTTCCTGCTCGCCGCCCTCACCGACGCCGGCGAGGGCCCGCGCACCCTCGTCGTGGAGAACGTGCAGCACGCCGACGTCACCGACCAGGAGTTCCTGGCCGCCGCCCTGCGCCGGATCCCGCCCGGACTGCTCACCCTCGTCCTGTGCACCGGCACGGCCGAACTCCTCGACCCGCCCGGCTTCCCCTCCCTCTCCCTGCCGGCCGCCCTCGCCGCCCACACCACCCGGGCCGCCGCCCCCGACGCGCCCCCCGCCCCGGCCGCCGACACCGGCCCCGAGGCGGTACGCCGCTACGTGGACGGCGACTGCACCGACGACGACCCCGCCCTCGCCGCCGCGTACGAGGCCCTGCCCGCGGCGGAGCGCGCCGCCCTCCACGACGCCCGCGCCGCCGAGCTCGCCGCCCGCGCCGAGGAGGCCGAGCCCTCCCTGCGGCTGGGCGCCCTCCCCTTCCACCTGGTGCGGGGCAGCGACCCCGGCGGAGCCGGCGTCGAGGCCCTGCGCACGGCCATGCTCCGCTGCAAGTACCTGGGCTTCTACCACCTCGCCGCCGAACTCGGCGACGAGGGACGTCGGCTGACGGACCCGCAGCGACGCCCCGACCTGTGGTGGATCTTCATCCGCGAATCCGGGGTCTGCCTCGCCGCGGCCGGACGCCCCGACGAGTCGGCCGTCCTCCAGGAAGAGGCCCGGACGGCCACCCAGAGCCCCGCGCACCACATGAAGCTCGCCTACGAGATCGGCATGCTCTACGCCCGCCACTACCCCGAGGAGCGGCGCGACCCCCGCCGGGCCCGGGCCTGGGTCAACACCGCCATCTCCATCGCGGACCTGCTCCCCGACCCCAAGGAACGCGCCTTCTACTCCGTCTTCAACCGCAACGGCCTCGCCCTCGTCGAGGTCCGCGACGGCCGCCCGGACGAGGCGCTGCGCCTGCTGGACCAGGGCATCGAGCGCCTGAACCGGGAACTCGGACTCGGCGAGCGCACCTGGCACCAGGTCGGCCTCCGCTACAACCGCGCCCAGGTCAACAGCATGGCGGGCCGGCTGGAGGCGGCCCTGGAGGACTACGGCGAGATCATGGACGCCGACGACGACTTCGCCGACCACTACTTCAACCGCGGCAACATCCTGCGCAAACTGGGCCGCCTGGACGAGGCCATCGCCGACTACGAGCGGGCCCTGTCCCTGGAAGCCCCGTTCCCCGAGGCGTACTACAACCGGGGCGACGCCCGCCTGGAACTCGGCGACACCGACGGCGCCCTCGCCGACTTCGCCCGCACCCTGGAGCTCGACCCGGACAACCGGGAGGCCCTCCTCGCCCGGGCCGGCCTGCTCGCCGAGCTCGGCGACCCCGAGGCGGCCCTGGCGGACGTGGCCGCCGGGCTGGCCCTGGCCCCCGACCACGCCCACCTGCTCTGCCTGCGCGGACGCCTGCTCGCGGAGGCGGACCGCACCAAGGAGGCGGCCGAGGCCGTCGACGCGGCGCTCGCCAGCGACCCCGGGCTGGCCGAGGCCTGGGCGATCAAGGGCGAACTGGCCTACGGAGAGGGCGATCTGGGGGCGGCCGTGGCCGATTTCGACCGGGCGGTGGCGCTGGCCGACCGGCCCGAGTTCCGCTTCAACCGGGCCGTGGTCCACGAGACCGCCGGCCGGTTCGCCCGGGCCGCCGAGGACTTCGACGCCGTGTACGCGGCCACCGGCGACCCCGACGCGGTCGAACGCCGCGACGCCTGCCGGCGCGCCGCCGAGCGCAGCGCCGTCTGA
- a CDS encoding flavin reductase family protein has product MSVRQREQGLERGREQERSRDAGRDASWDAGREAAPGRGRERRGSGEAGPADPVARFTEAMARLVSGVAVVSARRADGSPCGLLVSSVSSYSVAPPSVMLALSRDSRTYRAMEARVGTPFGVHLLGSADEALARVFAGRGEDKFAGVAWDWDEGRPRIAGVPVYLGCRAAAVFPHGDHVVLLGEVADCTVRDATPLVHYRRRLDWHLA; this is encoded by the coding sequence ATGAGCGTGCGGCAGCGGGAGCAGGGCCTGGAGCGGGGCCGGGAACAGGAGCGGAGCCGGGACGCGGGCCGGGACGCGAGCTGGGACGCGGGACGGGAGGCGGCCCCCGGGCGGGGCCGGGAGCGGCGGGGGAGCGGGGAAGCCGGCCCGGCCGACCCCGTGGCCCGGTTCACCGAGGCCATGGCCCGCCTGGTCTCCGGGGTGGCGGTGGTCAGCGCGCGGCGGGCCGACGGCAGCCCGTGCGGGCTCCTCGTCTCCTCCGTCAGCTCCTACAGCGTGGCCCCGCCGTCCGTCATGCTGGCCCTCTCGCGCGACTCGCGTACCTACCGGGCCATGGAGGCCCGCGTGGGCACCCCCTTCGGGGTGCACCTGCTGGGCTCCGCCGACGAGGCCCTGGCCAGGGTGTTCGCGGGGCGCGGGGAGGACAAGTTCGCGGGCGTGGCCTGGGACTGGGACGAGGGCAGGCCCCGCATCGCGGGCGTCCCGGTCTACCTGGGGTGCCGGGCCGCCGCCGTGTTCCCGCACGGGGACCACGTGGTCCTGCTGGGCGAGGTGGCCGACTGCACCGTCCGGGACGCCACCCCGCTCGTCCACTACCGCCGCCGCCTGGACTGGCACCTGGCGTAG
- a CDS encoding AfsR/SARP family transcriptional regulator, translating to MAAGQHDERSAGGDAPDDGSGGRPDDGTGGRPGARPGGDSGTGGGEEGEPSYLVLGPLEVRRSGAVCTPSQLKRRALLAILLLHANRLACADMLIEELWDGHPPRCAQATLQMYVSGLRRTLDPGHGRAGGDPRHHPLLRTAGSGYVLHVEPGELDLDRSRARAALGRGLRTAGDCAAASAAFSAALAMWRGRPLADLGPARLPAYYAVRLEEERLALVQDRIGADICAGRSREVIAELAELCARHPLREEFHEQLMLALAGSGRRAEALDAYARVRRVVVQDVGIEPGPGLQAVQRALLGGLRPTGPEHGRCRRPLLLQPAGR from the coding sequence ATGGCCGCAGGACAGCACGATGAACGTTCCGCCGGCGGCGACGCCCCCGACGACGGCTCCGGCGGCAGACCGGACGACGGCACCGGCGGCAGACCCGGTGCCAGACCCGGCGGCGACAGCGGCACCGGCGGCGGCGAGGAGGGCGAGCCGAGTTACCTCGTCCTCGGCCCGCTGGAGGTGCGCCGCTCGGGTGCGGTGTGCACGCCCAGCCAGCTCAAGCGCCGCGCGCTGCTGGCGATCCTGCTGCTGCACGCCAACCGGCTGGCGTGCGCGGACATGCTGATCGAGGAGTTGTGGGACGGGCATCCGCCCCGCTGCGCCCAGGCGACCCTCCAGATGTACGTGTCCGGGCTGCGCCGGACGCTGGACCCGGGGCACGGCCGCGCCGGGGGCGACCCCCGCCACCACCCGCTGCTGCGGACGGCCGGCTCCGGCTACGTGCTGCACGTGGAGCCCGGCGAGCTGGACCTGGACCGCTCCCGGGCCCGGGCCGCGCTGGGGCGGGGTTTGCGGACGGCAGGTGACTGCGCCGCGGCGAGCGCGGCGTTCTCGGCGGCCCTCGCGATGTGGCGCGGGCGGCCGCTGGCCGATCTGGGGCCCGCGCGCCTGCCGGCGTACTACGCGGTGCGGCTGGAGGAGGAGCGGCTCGCGCTGGTCCAGGACCGGATCGGTGCCGACATCTGCGCGGGCCGGTCCCGGGAGGTGATCGCCGAGCTGGCGGAACTGTGCGCCCGCCATCCGCTGCGGGAGGAGTTCCACGAGCAGCTGATGCTGGCCCTGGCCGGTTCGGGACGGCGGGCCGAGGCCCTGGACGCGTACGCCCGGGTCCGGCGGGTGGTCGTCCAGGACGTCGGGATCGAGCCGGGGCCGGGGCTCCAGGCGGTCCAGCGGGCGCTGCTGGGCGGCTTACGCCCGACGGGCCCCGAGCACGGCCGATGTCGCAGACCCCTACTCCTCCAGCCGGCCGGCCGCTGA
- a CDS encoding glycerophosphodiester phosphodiesterase, giving the protein MAPTTPSPGSARAIRVVAHRGASHEFPEHTIEAYRRAIADGADALECDVRLSADGRLVCVHDRTVERTSDGRGVVSELTYEQLAAFDFGGWKGAEHRGARVLLFEDLLKEALAADRPVGLAVETKHPTRAGGRLEAELVRMLKEYGLADGSDGRVEVMSFSRNALTRLHRLAPGLPSVYLIERQLRAPRPPFAGHAGPGIDLVRRDPGLVGRLRAKGLRVRVWTVDEPEDVELCVRLGVETIITNRPRAVREQLGARAVAAGADGGRQPAV; this is encoded by the coding sequence ATGGCACCGACGACCCCCTCCCCCGGCTCCGCCCGCGCGATCCGCGTGGTCGCGCACCGCGGGGCCTCCCACGAGTTCCCCGAGCACACCATCGAGGCCTACCGGCGGGCCATCGCCGACGGGGCCGACGCCCTGGAGTGCGACGTGCGGCTGAGCGCGGACGGGCGGCTGGTGTGCGTGCACGACCGGACGGTGGAGCGGACCTCCGACGGGCGCGGGGTGGTCTCCGAGCTGACGTACGAGCAGCTGGCCGCGTTCGACTTCGGCGGCTGGAAGGGCGCGGAGCACCGGGGGGCGCGGGTGCTGCTCTTCGAGGACCTGCTGAAGGAGGCCCTGGCGGCGGACCGGCCGGTGGGGCTGGCCGTGGAGACCAAGCACCCCACCCGGGCCGGCGGCCGGCTGGAGGCCGAGCTGGTGCGGATGCTGAAGGAGTACGGGCTCGCCGACGGCTCCGACGGCCGGGTCGAGGTGATGAGCTTCTCCCGCAACGCGCTGACCCGGCTGCACCGGCTGGCGCCCGGGCTGCCGTCCGTCTACCTGATCGAGCGGCAGCTGCGCGCCCCGCGGCCGCCGTTCGCCGGGCACGCCGGTCCGGGGATCGACCTCGTGCGCCGGGATCCGGGGCTGGTGGGACGGCTGAGGGCCAAGGGGCTGCGGGTGCGGGTGTGGACCGTGGACGAGCCCGAGGACGTGGAGCTGTGCGTACGGCTCGGGGTGGAGACGATCATCACCAACCGGCCCCGCGCGGTGCGCGAGCAGCTCGGCGCCCGGGCGGTCGCGGCGGGGGCGGACGGGGGCCGGCAGCCCGCCGTGTGA